In the Pedobacter cryoconitis genome, ACTTCTTAGGAACTAAGTTTCTTGGTCAGAAGAGATTTTCTTTAGAAGGGGCTGAGGCTTTAATTCCTGCACTGGATTCAGTAATTGAAAAAGGTTCTGCAATGGGAATTGAAGAATTTGTAATTGGTATGGCACACAGAGGGCGTTTAAATGTGCTGGCCAATATCATGCAAAAAACTTACAAAGATATCTTTGCTGAATTTGAAGGTAAGGGCTACAGTGCGGAATCTCCTTTTGGAGGTGATGTGAAGTACCACCTTGGTTATTCTACGGATGTAACTACGAATGACGGAAAAAGCGTCCATTTGAGTTTATGTCCTAACCCATCTCACCTGGAAACAGTAAATGGTGTGGTTGAAGGAATGACACGTTCTAAAATCGATTTCAAATATGGTGGGGATGATTCACGTATTGCGCCTATCCTGATTCATGGTGACGCTTCGGTTGCCGGACAGGGGATCGTTTACGAAGTTATTCAAATGGCAGGTCTGGATGGTTATAAAACCGGTGGTACGATCCACCTGGTGATTAACAACCAGATTGGTTTTACTACAAATTATAAAGACGGCCGTACCAGTACCTATTGTACAGATATTGCTAAGGTGACGCTTTCTCCTGTTTTCCATGTGAATGGAGATGATGTAGAAGCTTTGGTTTATGCGATCAACCTGGCTATGGAATACCGTCAGAAATATAAAAATGATGTTTTCATAGATATTCTGTGTTACCGCAGATTCGGGCATAATGAAGCAGATGAGCCTAAATTCACTCAGCCTTTATTGTACAAAAGCATCGAGCAGCATGCTAATCCAAGAGATATCTATATCAAACAACTGATTGGTGAAGGTAAAATGGAAGCAAGCCTGGCAAAAGAAATGGAAGTTGAATTCCGTGGTATTTTACAGGAGCGGTTAAATGAAGCGAAAGAAGTTACTTCTACTTATAAGGGAGTGAAATTTGCTGGTGCATGGTCAGACATGAGAATTGCCAGTGCAGAAGATTTTGTTACTTCTCCTGATACGTCTGTTAAAAAGACTACTTTATTAGAGATTGCAAAAAGGATTAGTACTTTGCCTGCAGATAAAAAGTTCTTCAAGAAAATTGAGAAACTATTTGCTGAGCGTAATAAAATGGCTACTTCAAGTCATGTTTTTGACTGGGCAATGGGTGAGCAGCTGGCTTATGCAACTTTACTTACTGAAGGTAAGAGAGTTCGTTTAAGCGGACAGGATGTAGAGCGTGGTACATTCTCACATCGTCATGCTGTTTTAACTTTAGAAGATTCTGAAGAGGAATATATCCCTTTAAGTAACCTTTCTGATCAGCAGGCCCCATTTGATATCTATAATTCACATTTATCTGAATATGGCGTTTTAGGGTTTGAGTATGGTTATGCAATGGCAAACCCTAATGCTTTAACTATTTGGGAAGCGCAGTTTGGTGATTTCTTTAATGGTGCACAAATTGTTGTGGATCAATATATTGCAAGTGCAGAAACAAAATGGCAGCGTGAAAACGGGTTAGTTATGTTATTGCCTCATGGTTATGAAGGACAAGGGCCTGAACACTCTTCTGCAAGGATTGAGCGTTTTATGGAACTTTGTGCGGATTACAATATGCAGGTAACTAACTGTACTACTCCTGCTAACTTTTTCCATGCAATC is a window encoding:
- a CDS encoding 2-oxoglutarate dehydrogenase E1 component; this encodes MDNLSYLNGANAEYIDSIYQAYKEDPNAVEFGWQKFFEGFDFGRGADAGVASEATPEHFLKEVSVLNLINGYRQRGHLFTQTNPVRERRHHLPTLDIENFGLSQADLDTVFNSSVELGIGAAKLSDIVTFLKRTYCRSIGAEYKFVRTPEVLSWIENKMESVQNTPNFSIEEKRRILKKLNEAVSFENFLGTKFLGQKRFSLEGAEALIPALDSVIEKGSAMGIEEFVIGMAHRGRLNVLANIMQKTYKDIFAEFEGKGYSAESPFGGDVKYHLGYSTDVTTNDGKSVHLSLCPNPSHLETVNGVVEGMTRSKIDFKYGGDDSRIAPILIHGDASVAGQGIVYEVIQMAGLDGYKTGGTIHLVINNQIGFTTNYKDGRTSTYCTDIAKVTLSPVFHVNGDDVEALVYAINLAMEYRQKYKNDVFIDILCYRRFGHNEADEPKFTQPLLYKSIEQHANPRDIYIKQLIGEGKMEASLAKEMEVEFRGILQERLNEAKEVTSTYKGVKFAGAWSDMRIASAEDFVTSPDTSVKKTTLLEIAKRISTLPADKKFFKKIEKLFAERNKMATSSHVFDWAMGEQLAYATLLTEGKRVRLSGQDVERGTFSHRHAVLTLEDSEEEYIPLSNLSDQQAPFDIYNSHLSEYGVLGFEYGYAMANPNALTIWEAQFGDFFNGAQIVVDQYIASAETKWQRENGLVMLLPHGYEGQGPEHSSARIERFMELCADYNMQVTNCTTPANFFHAIRRQFKRDFRKPLIVFTPKSLLRHPLCVSKLEEFTNGKFQEVINDANVKANEVDRVLFCSGKIYYELLEKQQKEEIKNVAIVRVEQLYPTPFKQMEEVYKGYKNAKEAVWVQEEPENMGAWPYLLRKTRKTVFSDIEVISRKESSSTATGFAKQHADEQAYILAKSFAAPVTEVDQKIAKKSVSKAYNVD